One Mycobacteriales bacterium DNA window includes the following coding sequences:
- a CDS encoding universal stress protein, whose protein sequence is MQPLSASDLEPPHIDGPRRLLVGYDRHPASHRALVVAAALATALDATLVILHVVDLEDYPVDPDSEEWETAAKRTIDQERQEAAQLLASSRVQWAFETARDEPVHALARAAHDHDALFIVVGASGRGLAQRLLHGSVPQALLRKQRKPVLVVPSPAD, encoded by the coding sequence GTGCAACCTTTGTCGGCGAGCGACCTGGAACCACCGCATATCGACGGTCCCCGCCGCCTGCTGGTCGGGTACGACCGGCACCCTGCCAGCCACCGCGCGCTCGTGGTCGCGGCGGCGCTCGCCACCGCGCTCGACGCGACACTCGTCATCCTGCACGTCGTGGATCTCGAGGACTACCCGGTCGACCCCGACTCGGAGGAATGGGAGACCGCCGCGAAGCGCACCATCGACCAGGAACGGCAAGAGGCCGCACAGCTGCTCGCGTCGAGCCGCGTGCAGTGGGCGTTCGAGACTGCGCGGGACGAACCCGTGCACGCCCTCGCCCGCGCGGCCCACGACCACGACGCACTGTTCATCGTGGTCGGCGCGAGCGGTCGTGGACTCGCCCAGCGGCTGCTGCACGGTTCGGTGCCGCAGGCGCTGCTGCGCAAGCAGCGCAAACCCGTGCTCGTCGTACCGTCGCCCGCCGACTGA
- the crcB gene encoding fluoride efflux transporter CrcB, which translates to MTVTILVGVAAGAGAVFRYLLDRLIQHQHASTFPFGTLTINVLGSFVLGLTTGLATHHGLSARTADVIGIGICGGFTTWSTYCWETIALAESNELAQSVVNVAASLTAGLLAAAAGLGLALL; encoded by the coding sequence ATGACGGTCACGATCCTGGTCGGGGTAGCCGCGGGTGCCGGCGCGGTCTTCCGCTACCTGCTCGACCGCCTGATCCAGCACCAACATGCCTCCACGTTTCCATTCGGAACGCTCACGATCAACGTCCTGGGCTCGTTCGTCCTCGGCCTGACCACGGGACTGGCCACCCATCACGGCTTGTCGGCGCGCACCGCCGACGTGATCGGCATCGGTATCTGCGGTGGGTTCACCACGTGGTCGACCTACTGCTGGGAGACGATCGCGCTGGCCGAGAGCAACGAGCTGGCGCAGTCCGTGGTCAACGTTGCGGCCAGCCTGACGGCCGGCCTGCTGGCTGCGGCTGCGGGACTGGGACTCGCACTGCTGTAG
- a CDS encoding CrcB family protein, producing the protein MDRHARVLRRFAGLATIGSGSGIDPDLGVDDQPARPLIGATGVRTASGDSRWPRIRSDVVAVIALGGVAGGLARYGLGRAWPASPNAFPWTTLLTNTTGAFVLAVVLVLALERRPDSRYLRPALGTGFCGSYTTFSSVAVSTDLLGAHGHPATAALYVLGSLLAGLAATVCGVVIARSLATSARATP; encoded by the coding sequence TTGGATCGGCACGCACGAGTGCTGCGCCGTTTCGCTGGGCTGGCAACAATCGGCTCAGGCAGCGGCATCGATCCCGACCTGGGCGTCGATGACCAACCCGCTCGACCGCTGATCGGCGCGACCGGGGTCCGGACGGCATCGGGCGACTCACGATGGCCGAGGATCCGATCGGACGTGGTCGCGGTCATCGCCCTCGGTGGCGTCGCCGGCGGCCTCGCGCGCTACGGACTCGGGCGCGCCTGGCCCGCATCCCCCAACGCCTTTCCCTGGACGACCCTGCTGACCAACACCACGGGAGCGTTCGTGCTCGCGGTCGTGCTCGTCCTGGCGCTGGAACGCCGGCCTGACAGCAGGTACCTGCGACCTGCACTGGGCACCGGCTTCTGCGGGTCCTATACGACGTTCTCCAGCGTCGCGGTGTCGACCGATCTGCTCGGTGCGCACGGCCATCCTGCGACCGCGGCGCTCTACGTACTCGGCAGCCTGTTGGCCGGCCTTGCAGCAACGGTGTGCGGAGTAGTCATCGCGCGCTCGCTAGCGACGTCTGCCCGAGCGACGCCATGA